In one window of Aquimarina spinulae DNA:
- a CDS encoding LysR family transcriptional regulator yields the protein MELKYFRLIKTIVEEGSIANSSERLFLTQSALSHQLRELEERLGFKVFQRTRNKWELTQEGSELYKLANKLFDAIDESLSNIQHIKEGSKGTIKLSAECQSFFHTIPGFIQKMGILYPEIDIDITLGATHQTISQLLSDDIDIAIVTSKPASKELESIKVYKDEIFAVVHKENHLNDLDYLEASDFSDIHLLINSFPLEGVAVYEQFLKPNGIHPIKISAIPFTEITLSMIHANMGIMCVPKWQLTPFKLSKELMFKRIGKNGLKRKHYLVVKMKHRNKKYIHDFISNFEEDFLDV from the coding sequence ATGGAACTCAAATATTTCAGATTAATAAAAACAATTGTAGAAGAAGGCAGTATTGCTAATTCTAGTGAACGACTCTTTTTAACGCAGTCTGCTTTAAGTCATCAATTACGTGAGTTAGAAGAACGATTGGGTTTTAAAGTCTTTCAGAGAACAAGAAATAAATGGGAGTTAACTCAAGAAGGTTCAGAACTATATAAATTGGCTAATAAACTTTTTGATGCGATAGATGAAAGCCTTAGTAATATTCAGCATATAAAAGAAGGTTCAAAAGGTACCATTAAGTTAAGTGCAGAATGCCAATCATTTTTTCATACTATTCCCGGGTTTATACAAAAAATGGGGATTCTATATCCAGAAATTGATATAGATATAACTCTAGGCGCAACACATCAAACCATATCACAACTATTATCTGATGATATAGATATTGCCATTGTAACATCTAAACCTGCTTCTAAAGAATTGGAAAGCATCAAAGTGTATAAAGATGAGATTTTTGCTGTTGTACATAAAGAAAATCATCTTAATGATTTAGATTATTTGGAAGCAAGTGATTTTTCAGACATACACTTATTAATAAACTCTTTTCCGTTAGAAGGTGTAGCTGTTTATGAGCAATTTCTAAAGCCAAATGGAATACATCCTATTAAGATTTCTGCAATTCCGTTTACAGAAATTACATTATCAATGATACACGCTAATATGGGAATCATGTGTGTTCCAAAATGGCAATTGACTCCTTTTAAATTGTCTAAAGAGTTGATGTTTAAACGCATTGGAAAAAATGGTTTAAAACGAAAACATTATTTAGTTGTAAAAATGAAACATAGGAATAAAAAGTATATACACGATTTTATCTCTAATTTTGAAGAAGATTTTTTAGACGTATAA
- a CDS encoding aspartate/glutamate racemase family protein → MKTIGLIGGMSWESSKLYYEFLNTKAKDILGGSHSAKCIMVSVDFADIERLTFKGDWDAIGELMKQAAQQLERAGADIILLGTNTIHLVSHYISENISIPFMHIARTTGESIKKLGIKKVALLGTRFTMEKDFYTKTLINDFGLEILIPDTSDRQVIHDIIYNELVKGQFTNVSKQKIIGIIKELQKQGAQGVILGCTELPILISELDIAIPIFDTGKIHAHKAIEWSIHN, encoded by the coding sequence ATGAAAACAATAGGGTTAATAGGAGGAATGAGTTGGGAATCATCAAAACTATATTATGAGTTTTTAAATACCAAAGCAAAAGATATATTAGGAGGTTCTCATTCTGCAAAATGTATTATGGTTTCAGTAGATTTTGCAGACATAGAACGATTGACTTTTAAAGGCGATTGGGATGCTATAGGAGAACTTATGAAACAAGCAGCACAGCAGTTAGAAAGGGCAGGGGCAGATATTATTTTACTTGGTACAAACACTATACATTTAGTAAGCCATTATATTTCTGAAAATATAAGTATTCCGTTTATGCATATTGCTAGAACCACTGGTGAATCTATCAAAAAGTTAGGTATAAAAAAAGTAGCGTTATTGGGTACAAGATTCACTATGGAAAAAGATTTTTATACCAAAACATTGATTAATGATTTTGGGCTTGAAATTTTAATTCCTGATACAAGCGATAGACAAGTTATCCATGATATAATCTATAACGAATTGGTAAAAGGGCAATTTACAAACGTTTCAAAACAAAAAATTATTGGGATTATAAAAGAACTACAAAAACAAGGTGCCCAAGGTGTTATTTTAGGTTGTACAGAATTACCTATTCTAATTTCAGAATTAGATATAGCTATTCCAATATTCGACACAGGAAAAATTCATGCTCATAAAGCTATTGAATGGAGTATACATAATTAA
- a CDS encoding ABC transporter ATP-binding protein: MIQVQNLSKSFQNIQAVNDISFTIKKGEIFGFLGPNGAGKSTTLNMMSTILKSDAGTIHIDGKNSNKNTSACKHLIGVVPQEISLYEDLSAYKNLLFWGNLYGIPSKILKERIHTTLKLIGLLDRKKDLIKTYSGGMKRRINIAAALLHHPKVLFMDEPTVGIDPQSRNHIFEVIETLNKQGMTIVYTTHYMEEVERLCDRIAIIDSGKIIAQGTQDQLKELVHTKESIQFEFNFLSESNVNQLRKLLSHTLTQNKNKLLIECTVKELSKVITACNELQLPIKDIQLNKVNLEAIFLSLTGKQLRD, encoded by the coding sequence ATGATTCAAGTACAAAATCTTTCCAAATCATTTCAAAATATACAAGCGGTAAATGATATTAGTTTTACCATTAAAAAAGGAGAAATCTTCGGGTTTTTAGGTCCCAATGGAGCTGGAAAATCTACCACGCTCAATATGATGAGTACTATTTTAAAAAGCGATGCAGGAACTATTCATATCGATGGTAAAAATAGTAATAAAAATACTTCAGCATGTAAGCATCTGATTGGTGTTGTACCGCAGGAAATATCCTTATACGAAGACCTTTCTGCCTATAAAAACTTATTGTTCTGGGGAAATCTATATGGAATTCCTTCCAAAATATTGAAAGAAAGAATCCATACCACCCTGAAGTTGATCGGATTGTTAGATCGAAAGAAAGATTTGATCAAAACCTATTCGGGGGGAATGAAACGCAGAATCAATATTGCTGCGGCATTGCTACATCATCCGAAAGTATTATTTATGGACGAGCCAACTGTGGGAATAGATCCGCAAAGTAGAAACCACATTTTTGAAGTCATCGAAACCTTAAACAAACAAGGAATGACCATTGTCTATACCACACATTATATGGAAGAAGTAGAGCGTTTGTGTGATCGTATTGCAATTATAGATTCAGGGAAAATCATCGCACAAGGAACACAAGATCAGTTAAAAGAATTGGTACATACCAAAGAAAGTATTCAGTTCGAATTTAATTTCCTCTCCGAAAGCAACGTAAATCAACTCAGAAAATTACTTTCCCATACATTGACACAAAACAAAAACAAGTTATTGATAGAGTGTACAGTAAAAGAGCTTTCTAAAGTAATTACAGCGTGTAATGAATTGCAGCTACCAATCAAAGACATACAACTGAACAAAGTAAACTTAGAAGCGATCTTTTTAAGCCTTACAGGAAAACAGCTAAGAGATTAA